A single region of the bacterium genome encodes:
- a CDS encoding AraC family transcriptional regulator, protein MDELVDLIAGRAVADGSNESSWPGLTYYRFNGPARVHDQVARSLSIYVVAQGHGRVEFNDRTCVCGPADFFVVAQGTRLVADVLEASRDRPLLAASLRIDPVLTIELLSQIEQCLERPRAAAGRPAGGAGARGAGGG, encoded by the coding sequence GTGGACGAACTCGTCGACCTCATTGCGGGCCGTGCGGTGGCCGACGGATCCAACGAGTCATCCTGGCCGGGCCTCACCTACTACCGGTTCAATGGCCCGGCGCGGGTCCACGACCAAGTCGCGAGATCGCTGTCGATCTATGTCGTTGCCCAGGGTCACGGACGGGTCGAATTCAATGATCGGACTTGCGTATGCGGCCCTGCTGACTTCTTCGTCGTGGCGCAGGGCACGCGGCTGGTAGCCGACGTGCTCGAGGCTTCGCGCGACAGGCCGCTGCTCGCAGCGAGCCTGCGGATCGATCCCGTGCTCACGATCGAGTTGCTGAGCCAGATCGAACAGTGCCTCGAGAGGCCGCGGGCGGCGGCCGGCCGCCCGGCCGGGGGGGCGGGCGCGCGCGGGGCGGGGGGGGGG
- a CDS encoding ATPase, T2SS/T4P/T4SS family codes for MSLREEIWDEVLPLVQDYRLNVEENDDEPLAVAEGCRDLADGAIRSRLARELNTTGRVLSDDDLRWLQEEMAGLLGAGPLQRFLERNDVENIYCFGPELVMLGLSGGRQELVGEPVFGDEEDMVRYVAHLATTHGQTGRRFDQSSPLLDLRLRTGERVFAAMEVCGAPFLTVRCHRHRDVRLDDLVESGSLSEQAAEFLRAAVRPPGPANILVCGALGAGKTTLLRALLAEVGPSEVVCTLEQTFELFLDQSHPLTFAVETREANSDGSGEISMEELAKRSLRSGADRVIVGELRGSEAATFLSACGTGSDGSMATIHASSPRQALSRLVRYCLAAGGAGIQSALVQEVAEVIHLVVHLRGDPRTGFRGVNSIAEVSCADGERFETHEIFGRTSRNAPLMLRSQPRNPEVIDRILEGGLDTSRWPPEGLLDSVQRARDLVAP; via the coding sequence ATGTCTCTGCGTGAGGAGATCTGGGACGAGGTGCTGCCGCTCGTCCAGGACTACCGGCTGAACGTCGAGGAGAACGACGACGAGCCGCTGGCCGTGGCCGAGGGCTGCCGGGATCTTGCCGACGGCGCCATCCGTTCGCGCCTGGCGCGGGAACTCAACACCACCGGCCGGGTGCTGTCCGACGACGATCTGCGCTGGCTGCAGGAGGAGATGGCGGGGCTGCTCGGGGCCGGCCCGCTGCAGCGCTTCCTCGAGCGCAACGACGTCGAGAACATCTACTGCTTCGGACCCGAGCTGGTGATGCTGGGCCTGTCGGGGGGCCGCCAGGAGCTCGTGGGTGAGCCCGTGTTCGGCGACGAGGAGGACATGGTCCGCTACGTTGCCCACCTGGCCACCACGCACGGCCAGACGGGTCGCCGCTTCGACCAGTCCTCGCCGCTGCTGGATCTGCGCCTGCGCACCGGCGAACGCGTCTTCGCGGCCATGGAGGTGTGCGGCGCCCCGTTCCTGACGGTGCGCTGCCACCGCCACCGCGACGTGCGGCTCGACGATCTCGTGGAGTCCGGGTCGCTCTCGGAGCAGGCGGCCGAGTTCCTGCGCGCCGCGGTGCGCCCGCCCGGGCCGGCCAACATCCTGGTGTGCGGCGCCCTCGGCGCCGGCAAGACGACGCTGCTGCGCGCCCTGCTCGCCGAGGTCGGGCCTTCAGAGGTGGTCTGCACCCTCGAGCAAACATTCGAGTTGTTCCTCGACCAGTCGCACCCGCTGACATTCGCCGTCGAGACCCGCGAGGCCAACAGCGACGGCTCCGGCGAGATCAGCATGGAGGAACTCGCCAAGCGGTCGCTGCGCTCGGGCGCCGACCGGGTCATCGTCGGCGAGTTGCGCGGGTCCGAGGCCGCCACCTTCCTGTCAGCGTGCGGCACCGGCTCGGACGGCTCCATGGCCACGATCCACGCCTCCTCGCCGCGCCAGGCGCTCAGCCGGCTCGTGCGCTACTGCCTGGCGGCGGGCGGCGCCGGGATCCAGTCGGCACTCGTACAGGAGGTCGCCGAGGTGATCCACCTCGTCGTGCACCTGCGCGGCGACCCCCGTACCGGATTCCGGGGCGTCAATTCCATCGCCGAGGTCTCCTGCGCCGACGGTGAGCGTTTCGAGACCCATGAGATCTTCGGGCGCACGTCACGCAATGCCCCGCTGATGCTGCGCTCCCAACCCCGCAATCCCGAGGTGATCGATCGCATCCTCGAAGGCGGCCTCGACACGTCGCGCTGGCCCCCTGAGGGTCTCCTCGACTCCGTGCAGCGGGCCCGCGACCTCGTAGCCCCGTGA
- a CDS encoding SAF domain-containing protein, with translation MSQAVSVLGTVSSDQQPGEPAAVATTGSSGSRRRLLIVLLGVLVLLGGVAGYLLTSGFFEEPQQVLVAAVDIPRGSAVSAGDLAGVRVDIGGIPHIAWSPMAAGALSGLVALAPIPAGAVVHGGLFFDPAGAPSGEDLEVIVPLDTSLVPTPPQRGDLVLLVDPGAPPTERDPGRPRQVFQWLELRDFDGSSMRMFVPPAEWAQWRDVHAALGSAPQVLPVPPGGDPEAMARSLNEVWAAEWEAEAQFIEASLPEPEPVHGAGPGELEVIVPLDTRLVPSGVRTGDLVLLVDPGAEPTASDSGRPRRVIRTLELREFQGTSVRLFVPPREWIEWRLLATEIGADPLVLPVPDGTDAEQMAAQLDAVWESRWRQDVAALPTAPAGWFQVSLPLDEAGAAAPLRDGDLVLIVDPGRPAQINDLGLGDPGRPPSVIESRVLEGWDGGVATFWAPPDRWAYYTYLPQRLGATPIVLPVNQPADRKLDASEVRALVEAVDAAYLQWAP, from the coding sequence TTGTCACAGGCCGTGTCAGTCCTCGGAACAGTCTCATCCGACCAGCAACCCGGCGAGCCGGCCGCCGTCGCGACGACCGGGAGTTCCGGATCGCGGCGCCGTCTCCTCATCGTTCTGCTCGGTGTTCTCGTGCTCCTCGGCGGGGTGGCGGGCTACCTGCTCACCTCCGGCTTCTTCGAGGAGCCGCAGCAGGTCCTCGTCGCCGCGGTGGACATTCCCCGCGGCAGTGCGGTGTCCGCGGGCGATTTGGCCGGCGTCCGCGTCGACATCGGCGGCATCCCCCACATCGCCTGGTCACCGATGGCCGCCGGCGCGCTCAGCGGCCTCGTGGCCCTGGCGCCGATCCCGGCGGGTGCCGTCGTGCACGGCGGCCTGTTCTTCGACCCCGCCGGGGCGCCTTCGGGCGAGGATCTGGAGGTCATCGTCCCGCTCGACACAAGTCTCGTCCCGACTCCACCGCAGCGCGGCGATCTCGTGCTCCTGGTGGATCCGGGCGCGCCCCCCACCGAAAGAGACCCGGGGCGGCCTCGCCAGGTGTTCCAGTGGCTCGAGTTGCGCGACTTCGACGGCAGCTCGATGCGGATGTTCGTGCCGCCGGCGGAGTGGGCCCAATGGCGGGACGTGCACGCGGCGTTGGGGTCGGCTCCACAGGTCCTGCCTGTCCCGCCCGGTGGAGACCCCGAGGCGATGGCGAGAAGTCTCAACGAGGTGTGGGCAGCCGAGTGGGAGGCGGAGGCGCAGTTCATTGAGGCGTCGCTGCCGGAGCCCGAGCCCGTTCACGGGGCCGGTCCGGGCGAGTTGGAGGTGATCGTGCCGCTCGACACGCGTCTCGTGCCGTCCGGCGTGCGCACGGGCGACTTGGTGCTGCTGGTCGACCCGGGCGCCGAACCGACCGCAAGTGACTCGGGCAGGCCGCGCCGCGTGATTCGCACGCTCGAGTTGCGGGAATTCCAGGGGACGTCGGTGCGCCTGTTCGTGCCGCCGCGGGAATGGATCGAGTGGCGGCTCCTGGCGACCGAGATCGGGGCGGACCCGCTGGTTCTGCCGGTCCCCGACGGCACCGACGCCGAGCAGATGGCGGCCCAACTCGACGCCGTGTGGGAGTCCCGGTGGCGACAGGACGTGGCGGCCCTGCCGACGGCGCCGGCAGGGTGGTTCCAGGTGAGCCTGCCGCTTGATGAGGCCGGTGCCGCTGCGCCGCTCCGGGACGGCGATCTGGTACTGATCGTCGATCCGGGCCGGCCGGCGCAGATCAACGATCTAGGGCTGGGTGATCCCGGCCGCCCGCCGAGCGTCATCGAGTCGCGGGTGCTGGAGGGTTGGGACGGCGGCGTCGCCACGTTCTGGGCTCCTCCCGACCGCTGGGCCTACTACACGTACCTGCCTCAACGACTGGGCGCCACGCCGATCGTGCTGCCGGTGAACCAGCCGGCGGACCGCAAACTCGACGCGTCCGAGGTCAGAGCCTTGGTGGAGGCCGTGGACGCGGCGTACCTGCAATGGGCGCCGTAG
- a CDS encoding helix-turn-helix domain-containing protein translates to MRFLPPSPVGFFSHPPPPPAGPPPPPPPVGPDEPPAGVGRLGHELTGALARFIRATDTDADRHVLAPLALRETAYRVLRTGQGAALAEAAYRENAGDRISAAIAFMRNELDKPIKVEDMANHVSMPVSTFAHLFKASTGSAPYQYLKRLRLDRARALLVEENRAVSEACEAVGYSTVSHFISEFKRTYGETPRAYASRLRRLGMPHSPLADEQSPERTRADAVQHPRRG, encoded by the coding sequence CTGCGGTTCCTCCCCCCGTCTCCCGTCGGTTTTTTTTCCCACCCCCCCCCCCCCCCCGCGGGGCCCCCCCCCCCCCCCCCCCCCGTCGGGCCGGACGAGCCGCCGGCCGGCGTCGGCCGACTCGGTCACGAACTCACCGGCGCGTTGGCGCGGTTCATCCGGGCGACCGACACCGACGCGGATCGTCATGTCCTCGCCCCCCTCGCCCTCCGGGAGACCGCCTACAGGGTGTTGCGGACCGGGCAGGGGGCAGCGCTCGCCGAGGCGGCGTACCGCGAGAACGCCGGTGATCGGATCAGCGCCGCCATCGCGTTCATGCGGAACGAACTGGACAAACCGATCAAGGTGGAAGACATGGCGAACCATGTGTCGATGCCGGTGTCGACGTTCGCGCACCTCTTCAAGGCGAGCACCGGCTCGGCGCCCTACCAGTACCTGAAGCGGCTGCGGTTGGATCGGGCGCGAGCGCTGCTCGTGGAGGAGAACCGGGCGGTGAGCGAAGCGTGCGAGGCCGTCGGCTACAGCACGGTCAGCCACTTCATCTCCGAGTTCAAGCGCACGTACGGCGAGACGCCCCGCGCCTACGCCAGCAGGCTGCGACGCCTCGGGATGCCGCACTCGCCCCTCGCGGACGAGCAGAGCCCGGAACGGACCCGAGCGGACGCTGTGCAGCACCCGCGTCGTGGGTAG